The genomic DNA TTTCAGTGTACAAGTAAGCTAACTCATATTGTAACggctttcctcctcctcttctgaggaggagtagcaaggatcggaccttgacgcagcgtggtaagtgtccatgatactttaataataataataataagtatgattctcaatcagagacatctAACGACACctgcttctgattgagaaccataccaggccaaacacaaaacacaacatagaaaaacgaacatattacaacccacccaactcacgccctgaccatactaaaataaaaacataacacCCCACTCCATCATACTCTTTACCCGCTTCTTAACCCGCCTCCGTGGTGCCTTTCGAGCTGCGACCCttgccgccgacctcggactggggaccctggcaacagctctggtggacattcctgcagtcagcatgtctattgcacactccctcaaaacttgagacatctgtggcaatgtgctgtgtgacaaaactgctcattttagagtggccttttattttccccagcacaatgtgcacctgtgtaatgatcatgctgtttaatcagcttcttgatatgccacaactgtcaggtgaatagattatcttggcaaatgagaaattaTCACTAACTGGGATGGAAACCAATTTGGACCTCTTCATCTGCAGACAGggtttgaaaaaaaaaatccacctGTCTCCATATATCAAGAGATGAGATACCCGATTGGTTGGATGATGCTGTTCTTGTCAATTATCCTGAAAAAACAATCAATCCTGCATCGTTAACACTATGGAAAGGTCAAAATGCTTTAttatctaatcaaatcaaattgtatttgtcacatgtttagcagatgtgtAGCTAAATACTTGTAATCTAAATGTTGAAAGAGTGTGGGcgacagagagaaacaaaatggtgccaTTTGAGGTGGGCGCTGGAGATGAGGGTGTGAGCAGGTGAGTGGGGTGATGTGAATATTTGTGTGAGTCcgaatgtttttgtttgtttgtggatgttttgtattgttaaaaaaaaacaatggGAAAAAAACTAGTCCAATATAGGATTCCAATAGGATTCTGGTAGAGGTGATACAAAATCCTATAGGACTGCAAGAATTGTATCGGGTCTGATAGGATTACTTTTGATTCCCAATAGGAAAAAACAGTCCTATATAATTCCAATAGGATTCTAATACAGGTGACACAACATCCTATAGGACTGTGAGAATCCTATAGAATCCAATATAATTACTTGTTTATTTCCAATAGATTCTAATAGGATACCAAAAGGATTCTGATAGAGGTGACGAGATTCTATTGAAAAAAATCACTAATCCTATAGGATTTTTTCACAAGGGCTGAAATAATgtagaaacaatgttgattcaaacagtttttgcccagtgggtaagTTGATGTTCTGTGATCCCCACAGGCCCATCCAAACATGATAAAGAGGAAGCACGTTaaataataaaacatattttttcagAAATATAAACTATAAAACACAAGTGAAAATATCAGAAATAAATTATACATTGCCTATTAATAAAAAGATTGCACTTCCTTCTCTGTTCCCAAATGCTATCAGGCAGCTTTCCACtccaccaggtaggctagctgcATTTGAGTTTAATATTATAATCAAAAAAACGATAACAAAGAACTTGACTGCATGGTAACTTTATTATAACTTAGATAACAGAATCTACCCCAAACCTCAATGCCTACCTCCATTAACCAACCTATCTGAAGTTAGACAAGACCATCTTAAATGTTAACAAGCAGCTGTCCATACTAGAACTCCACTAGATAGTTGCATGCCTTCATCAGGCGTTTGAGCTTGCGCTGCAGTGCATCCCTCTTGCTGCCGATGTCGATGTCCTCCTTCAGCAGCTGCTCGATGTTGTCCTTCTCCTGCAGAGTCTGAAGCATCTCCCTCTGCAGCTGGGAAGCAAACTCCTGCAGCACCAGGTAGCGGATCACCATGGGAATCTGATCAGCCAGACGCTGACTGGCAATCTgtcaaagaaaaaaaaaagaacagGAGTGTATCAGCTCTTGGGCATGAGACAATGAACTTCTTTTAACAGTAGCCTGCTGTAAATCCTCCTGACTTACATGATAATAGGACTTGAGGTGCAGCATCATCTCCCGTAGGGTAGCATGGGTGTCAAGGCCGTTGACAGTACTCCTTACAGAGACAACAGAGAACCCTTTCTGACTCCCTAAATGATTTTTAACTAACTCTCCCTCCTCCaattcttcctcctccctcttcctcttcttcaggCTGGAGCTGTAGGTGCTGTCCTGTGTGTACACTATCAGCTCCATCTTGAACTGAGTCCTCAACGTGGACTCAGCCATAGACTCCTTCTCCTGCTTGATGGTCTCGATCTTAGTCTGAAGGCCCAAAAACGAGTTATTCAATGTGTTATCTCCGCATCTTGTTTAGGTTTAACTTGATGACCAGCTGTggcaatatacagtgccttgcgaaagtattcggcccccttgaactttgcgaccgtttgccacatttcaggcttcaaacataaagatataaaacacacttatttttgtgaagaatcaacaacaagtgggacacaatcatgaagtggaacgacatttattggatatttcaaacttttttaacaattcaaaaactgaaaaattgggcgtgctaaattattcagcccctttactttcagtgcagcaaattctctccagaagttcagtgaggatctctgaatgatccaatgttgacctaaatgactaatgatgataaagtATATAGAAAGTATATAGAAACAGTTATGAAAACAGTTACCTTTGCTGTTTTCAGAAGGATAGGGAAACCTGTGAAGCTGTTCTGAGCCAGCAGTATGAACGCCTTCCTAGCAGCATCTAGAAAAGGGAAGAAACACCACTGTGatacatacagatgtaggatcttaatttgatcactcttttgttgctaaTAATTTTCCTGCactgcaggaaatgcagatgagcttcatgATTTACATAAATCCACTgaaaacacacaataacacaaggttATATTAACGGTattgcatacacacacatcattgtttaattgtattgtttgtatattgTTGTATTTAACATTTCTGTGACTGTCCTTGTTTATCAGTGTATCACTATTTTGTTACTTGTCATATTATGTGTTTCTTATGGACTGCAGGAACATTTTGCTGCGACAATACTGGTCAAACTAAGATCTGACATCGGTAGGACTCAAAACTACTACCAAACTCAAAGATAGACTACATGCTTGGATGTAAATCATTTTGGTGGCTTCATGGTTGAATCAAACCCAATGACTGGGTTTCAggataagtaaaaaaaaaatttttttttttttttaaagatctaTGTACTCAATACTATACCTGAAATCTCCTTCAGTTTCTTGACTGCTGGTTCCTCCAGTTGTTTGATCTGGTCTTTCACCATCACCTCAAAGGTCTTGTAGTTGATGAACCCTGGGAGCTCCCTTCCACGGTACGTCTTCTCATAATCATCCACTTCTTTTTCAATCTTCTTTTTAACTGCAATATGAGGCATCCACATTATCCTGTTGTTTAACCTAAACGTGTGAGTGTAAGCATTCAATGTGATTTTAGATTCACAAGAAAGATGCTATGAGGCTACATTATTTTTATACATCTATGTTAACAATCTACAACTTTGATATGATATTTTGTTTGTCTTGAAATATCTGGGCACTACATTTGACATTTTGATGATGGATAACACAGGAAAAGAAAAAATGTTGACATAAATGGCAACTCTCGGTTCCCAAACTTCCTGACCCAGTGTTTATGGCCAATGTTTGATTGGTGTATGAGAATTGTGTACTCACAGTTCTTTCCAGAGCGATCCACGTGTGCCTTCCATTTCCCGAACTCTGTTCTGAGTGTGGAGAAGACATTGATGTCTCCACTTTTCAGCTCCTCCCCAGTGCTCAGGTTAATGGCATCCTGGGTGAACAAAGTCACTTTCTGCCACACGGAAAGAGGAAGTATCACGTGTCAGTGTATCCTAAGAATGAGGAACTATGATTGCTTTGAGCTTCAGGGACTCACATCGATCAGAAAATACAGCCGTTCTTTTGGGTCTTCAGGGGGTCCGGTACCACATTTCTCCAGAGCGGTGCGTGTCTCCTCCAGCTTTTCCTCAATCTGCTCTTTTAGACGAGGCATGGATTTCTAAACACAAAGAAAGACATTCAAACAAGCATATAACAATACACCCTGCAAATAATCACGGTATATTCACATAAAGCCAGAGAGGTACAGGGACATCATAATGTAAGAATAATTCACCTCGATATGTTGCACTAGTTCAAGAGTTAATTTCTCCGCCAGTTTAGGGATGGTGGCATGCCCCTCATCGTAAAGTGTGCTACATAAAGGATAGAGAAAATGTGAAAACACAATGCAAACCTTTCAGAAAATGTTGATGCATttgtcagacaataagacaacaacaacaacaacaacacagatcTGAAAATTATAGGGGAGACAGCCTAAAAACACACCGGTAGGATTGTCAGACGTTTTCCGTCAACAATACTTAGCAACTCTGAACAGAATGTCACAGTCAATCTCTTTTGTGCTCACACAGCAAAGACCTTGAAGTAATTAACCAGTCAGAATTGTTCAAATAACTCAAACCAGAAGGTGGCAATAGTGTTGCTTGGaaatgcatgtctgtgtgtgttgctttATGGTCTAgtccaggtattcccaaactggggtatgcgCAATGCGCAATGCCGttgggggtacgccaaataaaaatgattgattcaaaaatatatatataattcttcacatttttaaacagttatattttccaacagggctatacatttgggtaagatttttttctcacctgagtagcctcatttcactgccaaaaattgAATTAAACCATCTAGTAAACCATCTAgtttaactttgttaaagcaaggcccctgaactctaaTGTGTTTTCTGCAcaatgcaatgatatgggcagcgaccatgtaacgcttttacaatgtacagaagtgtgctggttatcaaggggcaaagtattgacacgttattttgaattgagagacgagcttaaagttttctttactgaccacttgcatgatgacgagtttctcacacgactggtctATCTGGGTGATATTTTTTCTCGCCtcaatgatctgaatctaggattacaaggactctccgcaactatattcaatgtgcaggacaaaattgaggctatgattaagaagttggagctcttctctgtctgcattaacaaggacaacacacaggtctttccatcattctaTGATttgtttgtgtgcaaatgaactcaagcttatggacaatgtcaaatgtgatatagagaaacacctgagtgagttgggtgcgcaattacgcaggtactttcccgaaacggatgacacaaaaaACTGGACTCGTTATCCCTTTTATGCCCTGCATCCA from Oncorhynchus keta strain PuntledgeMale-10-30-2019 chromosome 10, Oket_V2, whole genome shotgun sequence includes the following:
- the LOC118388435 gene encoding interferon-induced GTP-binding protein Mx2, whose protein sequence is MNYTLNQHYEEKVRPSIDLIDSLRSLGVEKDLALPAIAVIGDQSSGKSSVLEALSGVALPRGSGIVTRCPLELKMKRKKEGEEWHGKISYQHHEEEIEDPSDVENKIRKAQDEMAGVGVGISDDLISLEIGSPDIPDLTLIDLPGIARVAVKGQPENIGEQIKILIRKFITKQETINLVVVPCNVDIATTEALKMAQEVDPQGERTLGILTKPDLVDKGTEETVVDIVHNEVIHLKKGYMIVKCRGQKEIMERVSLTEATEREKAFFKDHAHLSTLYDEGHATIPKLAEKLTLELVQHIEKSMPRLKEQIEEKLEETRTALEKCGTGPPEDPKERLYFLIDKVTLFTQDAINLSTGEELKSGDINVFSTLRTEFGKWKAHVDRSGKNFKKKIEKEVDDYEKTYRGRELPGFINYKTFEVMVKDQIKQLEEPAVKKLKEISDAARKAFILLAQNSFTGFPILLKTAKTKIETIKQEKESMAESTLRTQFKMELIVYTQDSTYSSSLKKRKREEEELEEGELVKNHLGSQKGFSVVSVRSTVNGLDTHATLREMMLHLKSYYHIASQRLADQIPMVIRYLVLQEFASQLQREMLQTLQEKDNIEQLLKEDIDIGSKRDALQRKLKRLMKACNYLVEF